The segment ACAGACCGAAAGTTATGTCCCACCCACATTTAGGGGATCTCGAAGGTGTTTATAAAAAGACCCTAGGTGAGATTTTGAGAAGTTCTTCCAATTACGTTTTGAAACATACAtcagtcttttgtttttaaagagtgtAGAAAATTGAAATCTGCTTGTATTCCCTTTGGGGAGAAAATTATAGTAGGTGGTGAACTGGTTATAAATGGAATTTCCCTAGAATCTTAGAGCTGGAAAGGAGCTTACCAATCACCTAATCCAGTATTTTGCCTAGTGTAGACTATGCCGCACTGATGAGTTATTAAATCAGTTTAGAGGGTCACGACTAGCATTGGGAaatagaggaagaggaggaatagAATAAAATTGAATTGAATATAAAAGTGTGTTGTACAGACTGTTTTGTGGAACTTGTTTCAGTTGAgtagagagtgtgtgtgtgcgtgtgtgcgtgtgtgcatgggCACGCGTGTGTGCATGGGCACGCACGTGCGCATGCTGTGTCACAATGTAAAGTGTGTGTCTTACTGTGAGTTCTGGTGACAAAAATAGTAAACTTACCAGTCTAATCAAACACCCCCTGTTCCAGGTAAGACACCTGGAGCCAGAGAGGGAAATGACTTTCCCAAGTCACATGACTCAGAAGTAGCCTGAATCTCTTGACTCGCAATATCCTTTCCACTTGAGTCTAATGATCAAAGTATGCTTGGAGGTGGGTGTCAACTCTTGCCCTGTGATTTCCATCCACCTCGGCAGCTgacattctatttctttctggagCAATTCCTGTGCTTCTGGGTCAACTGGAGTCCCCACTCTTTCTTTAATACTCCTGCCAACCTTACACCACAGGGATCAGTGGCTCTGTGGGAGGGGGCAGACGTGTGGAGGGACACATAATCAGTGCCCAGGCTTGGATGATCCATGGCAGCTGGGTAGCTCAGAAGGTGCACGATTCCACAGCTTACTGCTCCCTGAAGCTGATGAGCCATGTGAGAAATAGAATCACAGCCTCCCTGTGAAAAAGAGGGGGCTGCATGTGACAACTCACACAGAGGGCAATCTCAGAAAGGAGACAACCAGCTGACAACTGTGGGCTTTAGGTAATTCCTGCCAGACTCATGCACTCTGGCTGGTTTTCCTGAGCCAAAATAGAAGCATGTAGAAGGTGTTCTATGATTGCAGAGATACAGCAGGATTACGAAAGAGGAGCCTGCCTGGGACTCAAAAGGCCTCTGGTTTTGacttaagagaagaaaatgatctATCCCACGAATAAACAAACACTCCGTATTGCAtttaccctgtgccaggcactgttctgagaaTGTTACAAATAGttactcatttaatccacataacCAACCTCTAGGTCTTAGGAGGACTCTCCTAGCTGCAGTGGTAGGTGGAAGGTGGAGAAGTGTTGAGAGGTgtcaaaataatttgtttttctccctgatTCGAAGACAGAAGGGCAAGTACTCTTAATAGAGTTTAGAACTATGTCATTGACAAAGTGAATTAATCAACAGTCAAATCCAGGAAATAAAGGTCAACTGCCTACTTTCTCTTGGCAGAAAGAAATTGGAGGAGAATTGTTCTTCTTGAAAAGATTCATCACTTTTTGATGCTTTCCAGAAGTGATGATGGATTTGCAATGATCCatctacttaaaaaaaagtcACCCTCGTATATTCGTAGTATAGCTGCCTGTGGTACAGGGGGTCTGCTTGGGTCCTGAAACCGCCCACTCGAGCCCACATAGAGATCAAGCCTCTGCCCCTGGTCATATGATCCAGTGCTTTGCATAGGATCATATGCTAGAATAGGGTTCTCAAGCacttaaaaattagtttattacTAATTTCAAAAACTGGACCTCATCTTGGACATTTTTAGATTTGGCTTTGATAACGAAAATTAGTAGAAATTTACTGAAGTGTAAGAAAggcaagaggtttttttttaaagagcaatagGAAGTgagtttttttaaagtacctaTGTGTGTCCTTATGTTTTATATGTTAACATTTAAATCCCACAATACTGATTGaatctccatttcatagatgaggggactaagttaaatgacttgctgaAAGTAAATAGGTGagggaaagaattcagaatatagTCTGCCTGCAGAACCTCTTACTCTTTTACATCATGCTGCAGGCtgaaagttctttttctttttcttcatctgaaaaatgatttGGTCCTAGCAGCATTCACTGACCATGGCAAAACATTAATTGATCTATCCATTCACAGACTACCGATTATCCACAAGGAATAGCAACAGTTAAAACCTCTTCTCTGTAATTAAGTCTTGGTTCCCTTAACAACTCCACCATGTAATTAAACATATTTCTCGAACAGGCAGATGTGGTTCACTAAAGAATCTGAGAAGAGCCATTTAAATTATGCTTCGTTTCTTGCTCTGGGTTAACCATGGTCAAGTCTGGGCTTGAAACTGAAGTTTAGGAAGAATGTGGAGAATGCAGCTGGCCCAGAATTTACCAGTGCAGAAGTTATATGGGAGTCAGGGTATATTTCCTGTGCATCTGTGAAACTTCTAGCTTAGCTCTGCCCATGGTTTTCCTCCATGAACATGTCGGGTAAACATGCAGATTGctgaatatttatctttttcttggagCAGCCTCTGCTGATTTGGGCAGGAAATCTCATATAGTTATCAATCatcagaaatggaaaatgtttctttttgaaagatGTAACTATCAGAGGTTTCACATTAACAATGTCTTGAAAAAGATGTATTTGCCATTATCACTACCCTGTATCACGAAAATATTTGGCTTACACTACAAACTTTATGGACTCTTTTTTGAGCTGGCTTAGCAGAGGCACTGAAACATAAGGATGGCATTAAATCGTTAAATTACACGCTGTGTTGTAATGCACAGTGAGAAGGGAAACCCACAGAGATTTAATACCATCACGAGTCTATAAAACCCTAGGTTTACAAATGCAAGtcaaataaaaatctattaaagTAGCCAAAAGTTGCTTTGAGTTAAAGgtcattaaataaaaagaagataacAGGCAAGATCATTTGGACCCACATATCAAATAAAATGCCAAGATAAAACACCAAtgggtcataaaaaaaaaaagacacaaactgactgcctctcctctcccctaTGGGTCAAAAAGAAGCTTAAGAAAATACAAAGACATTTCCTGTTTGAAGTCACCAAGAAGTAAGGGTCCAAATGCCATATACAAAGTACTATACACATTCCTGGTTTCACAATGGCTGCTCTGAGGGGACCATGCAATTAGTACTTGGGGGGATGGGGAACAGTACAATCTCTTAAGACAGCTGGATGAGTCCAGATGTTGGAGATTATGAGCTCTTGGATGCAATGGAATTTATGCTGGGAGATTAAAGAGAATTAATTTATGACTTTCTCTACCTGTATGCAGTATGTGCTCAGCTTATTATCTGTACACATGGTGATGTATGGTACTTACAATGCTGAAAATCAGGTGCAACACGTGACCACAGCAGTTAAGTTTAAAGGGGGGGACATTTGTCATATTTTAGTCTATACATCTAGTTCTATCATATTTGCCAAATGATTAATATAGGACTAAATTACAGTGAAATTCTTTTCTATCACAGTTTTATTTGCCAGGAAATAGAATACTTTCCGTCCATGTCTCTCTCCACCATCCCGCATGTTCTATGCTGAACTCTGAAATTTCCAGCACTAGGGTTCATTTAAGTGAGCAGGACAGGGAATCTGCTCTTGTCTTTGTTCAATTCTGTAAGTTCCATGGTCACAGCTGGGATATACATGCGTCCTTTGTTTTAAAAGCACATCCACAAGGGAGAAGCCTTAGAGCTTATTCTAAAACCAAGCAGGGCATCAGATACCTCAAACAATTAAAACCACAGGaattaaattctaaattttaaactcccttttattgaaatataagttTGTTTAGTATATTTACACCACActttatgcacatatatacacatagaaggcaaattttgtcaaataaaaaaagttttcttaataaaaaattaaaataaaaacaaagtaaagtgcatgaaacttttttttttttttccttctggtgaACATCATCACTGACAAAATTATGAACGGttgggaagggggaggaagaagaaattcaTTATTTGAATCAATGCATACAGCCGGTCCTGCATTTGTAGCCTTCAGGCTGAAATGACAAGCTGTAAGGAACAAGTCAGACAAATTGCCAGCGTCTTCAGGACTCCCTCCATTCTGCAGGTCCTGCTCCCTTTGTCCTATCGGGAGCGGTTCCCCAGCTCTTAACAGTGATCTCACCATCACAGAGCCGGAACAAAGGGAGAACACAGGAAGGGGGCTCCACCAGCCAATGTCATAGCCCTGCTCCGGGGCCACCAGCGCTGCGTTTGGTAGGAAACTGCAGAATTAGTTCAATGGCTCAAATTGAAGTTTTCCTTTTTCggaagggggaaagagggggccAAGAAATAGGGTGTATCTCCCACAGAGACGGCCACCCGGGGGCCAAATTCCGGCAGCAGCCAGTTTCTTTGGATGCAAACTCCGTGCTGGCACAGGGAAGAATCCTTTTATAGGCTGGGTGGAGGAAATGTTACACTTCTCGCCTCGGTGAGTTCGTCCTCCCAGAACTTTGAAAGGACACAGCTTGGGACTGAGAGAAAGGGGCAGGTGGATAAAGCTGAAGTTTTTAGCCGCCTTCGCGCTCGGGTCTCCGGCTGGGCGTTGGCCGGCTGGTCCCAGGCGGTGGCTGAGGCGACGGCCCTTCCCCCATCATCCATTCCCCAGCCaggggtctctctctctcctcctcctccgggGGATGCTAAGTCCCCGGTCGGCGGCCGTACTTGGCCTTACAGTGCAAAATGTGCTTGGCGAGGAAGTCGAGGCGGCGCTGCAGCAGCTGAGCGTGGGGGTCGGCGAGCGCGGCCAGCTCCGGGAAGCGAGGCTCGTGGTGCTGGTAGAGGCGCAGCAGCCGGGCGGCCGCATCCTGGCCGCGGTGCAGCTCCAGGACGCGCCGCGCAGTCCGCTCGCGGAACACGCACACTGACTGCAGCAGCGGCTCGTTATACTTGTCCCACATGCCCGCCACCCGGTAGCCGTGCACCAAGCCCGCCTCGTTGTCCAGAAAGACCAGCGCCCCGCCGGGGCCGCGGTGCAGGTTGCTCGTGGCGCGCTGCATGACCCGCGGGTCCCACTGCAGGCTGAAGAGGTTGCTGACAAGCCGGTCAAAGTTGGCCGTCAGGTAGTCGAAGAGGATCAAGTCGGTCCATTGCACCAGGTCTACCAGTTCCGCCCGGCTGCGGTTGGCCAGCTCGCCCCCAGTGGCGCGCAGGGGCCGCAGATGGCCGTCCTCAGAGCGCCAGGGCGCGGGCACCACCACGTCCGTGAGGTTGGGCAGCCAGCGAGTCAGGCTCACCACGCTGCCCTCGGTCCAGTGAGCGGCACGAAGCTCCTCCTGCACCTGAGCCCACTGCGCGCCACGAGCCTCCACCCGGGCCAGTGCCAGCGGCGGCACGTGGTGCTGGAGGCCCAGCAAGCGCGCCAGGTAGTAGGATAGGGCCTCGCCCTGTATCTGCTCGGGGTTGATGCCATAGCGCACGCAGGCGCGGGTGCCGTCGGCGAAGCGGGCCAGCCGGTTGGAGCTGCGCCCGCAGCCCCCGCGCTCCAGGGCCACCACCCGGGCGCCGCGCGCCGCCTCCAGCCAAGACGCCGCCTGGGCCTCCGAGAAGCCCCGGGGCACCTGCTCCTCCAGGCCGCGGCTCCAGAAGACGCCCCCGTGCACTGCGGCGCGTTCCTCAGGCCAGGGCCGTCCGGATGGCACGTGTCGCCTGCGCTCACCCGGGGGCTGCCCAGGCGGGCCATCTGCGCCCGCCGCCAAGGTGAGCAGCGCTCGGAAAGTTTTCAGGGAGCCGCCGCGGGCGTCCCGCGCCAGGGGCGGGGGCAGAGGGAAGCGAGGAGCGGGCTCCCGGCCGCCGCTCCGGGCCGGGCGCCGCGGGAGTTGGTCTTCCGGCGGCCGGGAGGCGGGCAGCTCGGTCCGCGGCGGCAGGAGCCCGCCCCACAGCGCCAGCAGCGAGCCCAGCGCCAGCAGCCAGAGCCCCGCGGTGGCGGAGGCGCCCCGCATCCTCCTGCCCATGCTCCCCCGGCCGCGCCGGTGCCGCCGCCGcttcaagccgatctcaggagcCCGGGTCCCGGCGGCGACGCGGGCTCAGCTCGCAGGCTCCGGGGCTCAGGGCGCCTCAGCTCCATCGCTGCCGCGGGGCACTACAGGGCTCTGCCCCGCACTGAGAACTCGCCTCGCTGCAGCTTCCCAGCTGCTTTTGTATTTCGCTGTGAGACCCTCAGGCGGGCGCGATTCACAGGCGCCCGGACCACGTGGGAGCGATGGAggattccccctccccctcctccgccgccgctccccgcccccttcccctcctcttccctttaaAGCGGCGATGGCTCCTTCCAAGCGGGAGAAGCGGTCCCACACTCAGTCGGGGGCTTAGGGGCCGGGAGCAGGAAGCCAGGCAGGCGGCGCCCGCGCGGGGGCGTCGGAGCGGGCGGCACAGAGCTGGAGTCGCGCTGGGTGGGTGCGTGAGACGCGCCGCTGGCTCTCGCGGGGGTTGGAGTGGTCGTGGAGTCCCTTTGCCTGGGCGGCTCCTGGCCTCCAGCAAAGTTCAGACTAACCCCCAGCACACTCCCGGCGCCGCCCGGGGTGGATTGGGGCAGGTCCCTTTGCCTTCTCCGTTTCCGAAGGTGGGTGTGATTCACCCTGCCTTATGTAAACCCCTGGGGAGCTCTCCGAGCCACTGAGGAGGTGACTCCAGCCGGGTTAGAAGAACCATCTGTAGCAAACAACTTTGAACCGACACCACCTTTCTCGAGCACGCTCACCACTCTGGTCACTGAGGGCTGTGCGCTTTGAGGTTGGTTGCTCCGCCTTTCCCGAGGGACTCACCGGGAATTCAGCCTCACTGTGCAAGAACCCCTAGGCAGGTTCCATTCAACAAACTGTCCTCGGTTCTGGTCACAGAGCATTAAAAGCCACAGATGAGGTCACGTGTTCACGGAGCTCACATTCTAGGGAGATGTTCAGGTTGCCAGGAGAGCCTTACAACCCAGGATCCGACTTAGTGCGGAGGAGAGGGCCTTAGAGACCGTTTCTCTACGAAACGATACTATTTTgcccatgaggaaactgaggcatagagatgGGATGGGGCTTGCTCAAGATCCCAGAAGTAGCAAGTGGAGAAACTAAAATTCAAACTGGGATTTCTGGGCAGCATGCCACTTGATTTTCCCTCTATCAAGAAAATTCACTATTTTTATCAAGTTGCCAGCATTCTcgttttttaaaaactccctgtCACTTTATGCCCCAAATGTGATTTTCAGTTCAacgaatgaaaaacaaaaacccaaaaaagaaCAAACCCATATTGCATTTGACTTACTGGTTTAATGGTTTAAGGGAAGAAGTGGTTGGGGGGAGGAGTGGaggagcaaaaataataataataataataataaataataaaaaagaaaaagtaaacagcAAACCACATTGTCTTCCAGCCACTTTTGGGTCCAATCCACCATAAAGGCTCTTGGGTAAGAATCGGCTCTCCCTCTTACCTCTCTGCGTGAGACCCTGTCCCAGGTCTAAACCAAGATTTCCCAGGTGAGACTCAaggcaaggggtggggggtggaatcCACCTCTGAAAGCAGGAGTTTGAAATTTgcttcctttcatgtgtttcttttgtctttacgCCCCCACCATCAGATGCAACTGGGGGATTTCAACTGCCTCAGCTCATTACCTGGCactgattatatttttttctccaaagaatgAACATTTTAAGAAACCCTAAGGTTTGTGA is part of the Kogia breviceps isolate mKogBre1 chromosome 7, mKogBre1 haplotype 1, whole genome shotgun sequence genome and harbors:
- the FJX1 gene encoding four-jointed box protein 1, which gives rise to MGRRMRGASATAGLWLLALGSLLALWGGLLPPRTELPASRPPEDQLPRRPARSGGREPAPRFPLPPPLARDARGGSLKTFRALLTLAAGADGPPGQPPGERRRHVPSGRPWPEERAAVHGGVFWSRGLEEQVPRGFSEAQAASWLEAARGARVVALERGGCGRSSNRLARFADGTRACVRYGINPEQIQGEALSYYLARLLGLQHHVPPLALARVEARGAQWAQVQEELRAAHWTEGSVVSLTRWLPNLTDVVVPAPWRSEDGHLRPLRATGGELANRSRAELVDLVQWTDLILFDYLTANFDRLVSNLFSLQWDPRVMQRATSNLHRGPGGALVFLDNEAGLVHGYRVAGMWDKYNEPLLQSVCVFRERTARRVLELHRGQDAAARLLRLYQHHEPRFPELAALADPHAQLLQRRLDFLAKHILHCKAKYGRRPGT